In one window of Arachis ipaensis cultivar K30076 chromosome B06, Araip1.1, whole genome shotgun sequence DNA:
- the LOC107647019 gene encoding uncharacterized protein LOC107647019: protein MEVLDKSWIKRPRNSLEYAQGVLRFIEFAFAHHSADGTIICPCNACAFKKWLTRDEVYDHLICTQFPIRYTFWFYHGERSIGETSNVSSSIFSYVQQNSMADEQHPMVEVDSIRNLISEGLGVGGNIRNGTPVIANEVIDGVAQGSMPSESHETLEAKGFSELIKDGEEPLYEGCTRYSKLSFLLKLFHIKSLCGMTDKSMKMILELLSDAFQYARIPSSFYEAKKIISKLILDCTKIHACPNNCMLYWGEDENRETCKVCNRSRWKTYKKKGPSEPSSIIGNKKKKHPAKVLRYFPLKSRLKRLFYSSKTAADMRWHATIENKNNAMRHPRDSEAWKRFDLEHSNFASDPRNVRLALATDGFNPHGTLSANHSIWPVILIPYNTPPWTCMKSTSFIISMIIPGKKMPGNNIDVYLQPLIKELKELWVEGCDAYDALTQ from the coding sequence ATGGAAGTTCTGGATAAATCGTGGATTAAGAGACCACGAAATTCTCTTGAGTATGCACAAGGTGTCTTAAGATTTATTGAGTTTGCTTTTGCACATCATTCTGCCGATGGAACAATCATATGTCCATGTAATGCATGTGCTTTTAAGAAGTGGCTAACAAGGGACGAGGTGTATGATCATTTGATTTGTACACAATTTCCAATAAGATATACATTTTGGTTTTATCATGGAGAGCGCTCGATAGGAGAAACTAGCAACGTTTCAAGTAGTATTTTTTCATATGTACAACAAAATTCTATGGCCGACGAGCAGCATCCTATGGTCGAGGTTGATTCAATTCGAAACTTAATTAGTGAGGGTCTAGGAGTTGGTGGGAACATCAGAAATGGAACACCCGTAATAGCAAATGAAGTCATTGATGGTGTTGCTCAAGGATCGATGCCTAGTGAATCTCATGAAACTCTTGAAGCGAAAGGGTTTAGCGAACTAATTAAGGATGGAGAAGAGCCGTTATATGAAGGGTGTACAAGATACTCAAAGTTATCTTTTCTATTGAAGTTGTTCCATATCAAGTCCCTCTGTGGAATGACCGACAAGTCTATGAAGATGATTTTAGAACTATTGAGTGACGCATTCCAATATGCGAGGATTCCAAGTTCTTTTTATGAGGCAAAAAAGATCATTTCTAAACTCATTTTGGATTGCACGAAGATACATGCTTGCCCAAACAATTGTATGTTGTATTGGGGCGAAGATGAGAACAGGGAGACATGTAAGGTCTGTAATAGGTCTAGATGGAAGACATATAAGAAAAAAGGTCCATCTGAGCCATCGAGTATTATTGGTAACAAAAAGAAGAAGCATCCGGCAAAAGTTCTTCGTTACTTTCCTTTAAAATCTCGATTGAAAAGATTGTTCTACTCGTCAAAGACTGCTGCTGATATGCGATGGCATGCTACAATTGAGAATAAGAATAACGCAATGAGACATCCAAGAGACTCTGAGGCCTGGAAAAGGTTTGATTTGGAGCACTCTAACTTTGCATCCGATCCACGAAATGTGCGTCTTGCATTAGCTACCGATGGCTTCAATCCACATGGAACTTTGAGTGCGAATCATAGTATTTGGCCTGTCATTCTCATTCCGTATAATACTCCTCCATGGACGTGTATGAAATCGACATCATTCATAATTTCAATGATTATtcctggcaagaaaatgccaggaAACAACATAGATGTTTATTTGCAACCTCTAATAAAAGAGTTAAAGGAGTTATGGGTTGAGGGTTGCGATGCATATGATGCTTTAACACAATAA
- the LOC110263775 gene encoding uncharacterized protein LOC110263775, translating to MEKEEYFFELTYWKSNLLHHNLDMMHIEKNVCDNVLYTLLNDSLKSKDHINARRDLQEMGIKLDLWPRENGKFPPAIYTLNKLGKKRFLTTLKNVTVPDGYASNISRCIDLESLKLSGMLKSHDCHILMEQLLPLAMRTGLPDEVSAVLIEMCSFFRQLCGKALSAPYLEKLQDQIILTLCHMEILFPPSFFTVMVHLMVHLVEEAKLGGPTHYRWMYPIERYLGHLKSYVRNKAQPEGSIAQGYLMEEILTFCSRILIANEILSQVEYINVTFGRREEIGRSGKRLRTGGTVEGGGTQQWKKKSIFFELPYWKSNLLRHNLDMMHIEKNVCDNVLYTLLNDSLKSKDHINARRDLQEMGIKPDLWPRENGKFPPAIYTLNKLGKKRFLTTLKNVTVPDGYASNISRCIDLESLKLSGMLKSHDCHILMEQLLPLAMRTGLPDEVSAVLIEMCSFFRQLCGKALSAPYLEKLQDQIVLTLCHMEMLFPPSFFTVMVHLMVHLVEEAKLGGPIHYRWMYPIERYLGHLKSYVRNKAQLEGSIAQGYLMEEILTFCSRYLENIETRWNRPRRVDDEPTHEESNPWLDTLFPQVGKPIGVSSYFTLTAIEKLQAHRHVLTNCSIVDKYLQEFRNIVRKQLRSRTRNTSEIDKKVHREFAEWFSTRIVRDLDKIEESKRTVFFSLAKGPIDQARRFSAYNVNGYKFRTVEREKGLKTQNSGIFGTFGTRSYSRNSDPNMRFGAVPYYEKLVDIIELNYDGIFFVTLFKCEWANTTNPRAMKVDKLGFTSINFSRLIHTGEHEDDEPYIKANEAQMVYYVEDEKEKGWSIPIQVKPRDLYDIGNEDEDIIYDNVGYPSQDLGQFFQITFHMYH from the exons ATGGAAAAAGAAGAGTATTTTTTTGAGTTGACATATTGGAAGTCTAATTTGCTGCATCACAATCTCGATATGATGCATATTGAGAAAAATGTATGTGACAACGTACTATATACTTTGTTAAATGATAGTTTGAAGTCAAAAGATCACATAAATGCTCGAAGAGACCTTCAAGAAATGGGTATCAAGCTTGATCTGTGGCCAAGGGAAAATGGAAAGTTTCCTCCGGCTATTTATACTCTGAACAAATTGGGTAAGAAGAGATTCTTGACaactttgaaaaatgtcactgtTCCTGATGGTTATGCAAGCAACATATCAAGGTGCATTGACCTAGAGTCTCTTAAGTTGAGTGGGATGCTAAAAAGTCATGATTGTCATATACTTATGGAGCAATTATTACCGTTAGCCATGCGAACAGGTCTGCCTGATGAGGTCTCTGCAGTGCTTATTGAGATGTGTTCATTCTTTAGACAATTATGTGGTAAAGCGTTAAGTGCCCCCTATTTGGAAAAGTTGCAAGATCAAATTATCCTCACATTATGCCACATGGAAATATTATTCCCTCCTTCATTCTTCACAGTTATGGTTCACTTGATGGTGCACCTTGTAGAAGAAGCTAAACTTGGAGGCCCTACCCATTATAGATGGATGTACCCTATTGAGAG GTATTTAGGACACTTGAAGTCATATGTACGTAACAAAGCACAACCAGAAGGATCTATAGCGCAAGGATACTTAATGGAAGAAATTCTTACATTTTGCAGTAGAATATTAATAGCAAA TGAAATACTTTCACAAGTTGAGTATATTAATGTCACCTTTGGCCGAAGAGAAGAAATAGGAAGAAGTGGTAAAAGATTACGCACTGGTGGAACTGTTGAAGGAGGTGGTACTCAACAATGGAAAAAGAAGAGCATTTTTTTTGAGTTGCCATATTGGAAGTCTAATTTGCTGCGTCACAATCTCGATATGATGCATATTGAGAAAAATGTATGTGACAACGTACTATATACTTTGTTAAATGATAGTTTGAAGTCAAAAGATCACATAAATGCTCGAAGAGACCTTCAAGAAATGGGTATCAAGCCTGATCTGTGGCCAAGGGAAAATGGAAAGTTTCCTCCGGCTATTTATACTCTGAACAAATTGGGTAAGAAGAGATTCTTGACAACTTTGAAAAACGTCACTGTTCCTGATGGTTATGCAAGCAACATATCAAGGTGCATTGACCTAGAGTCTCTTAAGTTGAGTGGGATGCTAAAAAGTCATGATTGTCATATACTTATGGAGCAATTATTACCGTTAGCCATGCGAACAGGTCTGCCTGATGAGGTCTCTGCAGTGCTTATTGAGATGTGTTCATTCTTTAGACAATTATGTGGTAAAGCGTTAAGTGCCCCCTATTTGGAAAAGTTGCAAGATCAAATTGTCCTCAC ATTATGCCACATGGAAATGTTATTCCCTCCTTCATTCTTCACAGTTATGGTTCACTTGATGGTGCACCTTGTAGAAGAAGCTAAACTTGGAGGCCCTATCCATTATAGATGGATGTACCCTATTGAGAG GTATTTAGGACACTTGAAGTCATATGTACGTAACAAAGCACAACTAGAAGGATCCATAGCGCAAGGATACTTAATGGAAGAAATTCTTACATTTTGCTCCAGATATTTAGAGAACATTGAGACTAGATGGAATCGACCTCGAAGAGTTGATGATGAACCAACCCATGAAGAATCAAATCCTTGGTTAGATACTTTGTTTCCTCAAGTAGGTAAACCAATTGGTGTTTCCTCATATTTCACTTTAACAGCCATCGAGAAGTTACAAGCTCATAGACATGTGTTAACTAATTGCTCCATAGTTGACAAATATCTCCA GGAGTTTAGAAATATTGTACGAAAGCAATTAAGAAGTCGTACAAGGAATACATCAGAGATAGACAAGAAAGTTCATAGAGAGTTTGCAGAGTGGTTCTCTACCCGT ATTGTTCGAGATCTTGATAAAATTGAAGAATCTAAGAGAACGGTATTTTTTAGTCTTGCCAAAGGGCCGATTGACCAAGCAAGAAGATTTTCTGCATATAATGTCAATGGATACAAGTTTAGGACTGTAGAACGTGAAAAAGGTTTAAAAACTCAAAACAGTGGTATTTTTGGGACATTTGGAACAAGAAGCTACTCCCGCAATAGTGATCCCAACATGAGGTTTGGAGCAGTTCCTTATTATGAAAAGTTAGTCGACATCATTGAACTTAATTATGATGGTATATTCTTTGTAACCTTGTTTAAATGTGAATGGGCTAATACCACAAACCCAAGGGCCATGAAAGTAGATAAGTTAGGTTTTACTTCTATCAACTTTAGTAGATTGATACATACCGGTGAGCATGAGGATGATGAGCCATATATTAAGGCTAACGAAGCTCAAATGGTTTATTACGTGGAGGATGAGAAAGAAAAAGGTTGGAGCATACCAATTCAAGTAAAGCCAAGAGACTTATATGATATAGGCAATGAGGATGAAGACATAATTTATGACAATGTGGgttatccatcacaagatttggGACAATTTTTTCAGATAACATTTCACATGTACCATTAG